The following DNA comes from Gemmatimonadota bacterium.
CTTGGGGAGATTTTCATGGCACAACCAACTCATGCTGATCGCCCAATGTACACCATTTATCGCGCAGGCACACCAATTGTAATTGACGGACGCCTGAATGAACCCGCCTGGGTCGCCGCACCAGACGTGGGAGCCTTTGTATTTCCGTGGTACGAATCGGGCAAAAAAGAACAAACCGTAGCCAAAATGCTGTGGGATGATCATAATTTATACGTCTCATACATCTGTGAAGATGCACATATTTGGGCAGAACACACCGCACGCGATTCTGACGTATGGAAAGACGACACCGTCGAAGTATTCACAGCACCCAATCCCAATCAGCCCCAGGCTTATTTCAATATCGAAATGAACGTATTGGGCATCTTTCTCGACCAGTTTCATCCACAAGGTCCCGACGCGCCCGTACCCGGCGAGTGGAACGGCGAAGGTATCCAGATTAAAACACAAATCGTCGGCACATTGAACGATGACAGCGACGAAGACGAATACTGGATATTGGAAGCCGCCATACCCTTTGCAAATTTTGCACACGTCGCCGTACATACCCCACCCAAAACAAATGACATCTGGCACTTAAATCTAAATCGCCTGGGCGGAAAAACCAATGAGCAATTCAGCCAGTGGTCGGGCAGCCGCACGCCGGAGCCACAGTTTCATTCACCAGATGACTTTGGGCGTGTAGTATTCTCGGATAAGGCGAGTCCATTCTGGCGATAATCGCAAAAGGAGAAAAACATGTCACAGACATTGCCATTGCTCGAAGTCAGTGGATCACCAACCGAGCGAGGTCAGGCGCATGGCGAGACATTTAAGGAACTGATCCGGGACCTTGTCGCTATCAATTTTGAGGATATGGTCCAGGGAACACAGGGCTATCTGACAAAAGAGCGCGTGTATGAAATTGTATCAACTTACGCGGGACCCAACCGCGACTATGCACCCCATCTGTTTGAAGAGATGGAAGGTATCGCCGAGGCAGCGGACGTACCCGTAGAAGACCTGCTCGCCTTAAACGGCTTTTTGGAATTACACGATTACTATTCCGATGCATTTATGGTATCGGGTTGCACATCATTCATGGTTCCGGGAAGCACATCGGGCGAAGGCGCGTTAATCGCGCAAAATTACGACCTCTCGTCAATCTATGCAGCGGCAGCAATCTTGATCAAAGTCAAAAACGAACACGCACCCGACGCGCTCCTTTACACATCTGCCGGCATGCTGGGCTGTGCGGGCGTAAACGATGCGGGCATTGGCGTGGTCATCAACAACCTCGTCCCATCAGATGCATCGGGCGGCGTACTTTATCCCTTCATCATTCGGCGCATCCTGGAAACCGTGCGAATCGGAGATGCCATCGATGCAGTGATAGCAAAACCGAGAGCATCGGGTATGAATTACGTGATATGCGATGAAAATGGCGAAATATACGACCTCGAAACCACGGCGAGAGAATACGAAGTCATCTGTCCCTTTAATGGTCCCATGGCCCATTCAAATCACTATCTGACGGATCGGCTCAAGCCCTTTGAACGGCGTCAATGGGATCAGCGCGGACAGAGCATATTGCGCTGGGGACGGGCGACCAGATTGTTAAAATCCTGCGACAAACGCAATGTGGACGCCCTGAAAAACATGCTATCAGATCGGGTAAATACCCCTGTGGGAATATGTCGCCACAACGAAATTCACAATGGCGAAGCCTGTGGTCAAACCATTGCCGGCATCGTACTCGATCCCCCTGGACGAAAAGCGTGGTTCACCAGAGGACCGACCAGTGAAAACGAGTGGGGTGAATATAGTCTAAACTAAAAAATCCGCATTCCTGTTGAGACCGTTGCGAGAGATGAGCCTCCTGCAACGGTCTTTTTTCTTGAATAATATACAAATGTGCAGTATATTTTTTAGAATACTAAAGCGTACAGGAGGCGGCAAATATGCCATCATTGCACATTGACGAGACCAGTGTACGGACAGTACTCGTGCCTCAAAATCCACCCGGTGAACCCATAACAGAATACACCCTCAACCCCTATTCTGGCTGTGGCATGGGATGTGCCTATTGCTATGTAATGAAATTTCCATTCGCCTACGAATATCCCAAGACATGGGGTGAGTGGGTGCAGCCAAAAATGAACGCGCCTTTTTTATTGGGCAAGGCGCGTGCCAAAATTTATGGGCGCAAAATTTTCATGGGATCAGCGACCGATCCCTATCAATACATCGAGCGGAAATATCGATTGAGCCGACGCTGCTTAAAAGTGCTGGTAGATTGCAATTTGAAGGCTCTAACCGTGCATACGCGCAGTCATCTGATTTTGGACGACCTGGATTTGTTGGTGCAATTTGGCAGTCGATTGCGGGTGGGATTTTCCGTGCCGACGAATGACGATCGGGTTCGCAAACGCACAGAGCCGAAAGCGCCGAAAATCGGCGTGCGTCTCAAAGCGATGAAGCGATTGCGCGAAGCAGGCATTCACGTCACCGCATCACTCGCGCCAGTACTGTATTGTCAACCGCGCCAATTCGCCGAACAAATAGCCGAAGCAGCCGACGGGGTATATTTTGGCAAAATGGATTATACGGACAGGACTGGAATAGCGTCCATGCCAAGAGCGCGGCGCTATTTTAACAGCCTTACATATCGAGAATTAATTGCAGAACTCAAAGCGGAATTGATCAATGTGGGAATGTTGAAAAGCGAAAAATGATTTACCCTTATCCCCCTTCACTCGCCGCCGTAATAAATCGCCTCTCCCTTTGACTCTTGAGCACCTGTTGCTCAATTTTTTCTGGATCACCCCAAATTTTCAATAATCGCTCGCGCATGGCATCGCGTATTTCTCGGTGTTGTGCAGACTCTGACAGATCGTTAAACTCACCGGGATCTTCTGCAATATTGAACAACTCAAGCGGATCTCCCGGACTCATATTGAGTTTGTAATCGCCCTTCTTGAGCATCCCCACGGGACGGATAACACCGTGCGCGAGGTATTCGCAAAAGGCTTCGTCCTTCCACGTCTCAATCTCGCCATTGATCAATGGCAAAAGGCTATCGCCGTCAAGAGGCGCAATCTCCATCGAAGCGCCAGCGGCTTCGATTATGGTAGCGACCAGATCGACGAGTGAAACATTTTGCGCGACGCGCAAACCACCCGGAATATGACCGGGCCAAACAATCTGAAGAGGCACACGAGAGGACGCCTCATACATATTTGATTTGCGCCACATGCCGTGTTCACCATTCATTTCTCCGTGATCTGAGGTATGCACAATAATGGTATTTTCAAGCTGGCCGGTTTCTTCGAGCGCATTGATGAGCCGGCCTATTTTTTCGTCCAAATACGTGATAAGCCCGTAATAACCCGAGCGTCCCCTCCGCACGAGTTCTTCGGAAAAGTCGGTCATACCAAACATCAGGCGCAGGCGTTTGTAAACCGGGTGCATGTTTTCCAGATGGCCTTCGGGAATCTCGGGCATATCAATTTGATCACGCGGATACATGTCCCAGAACCGCCTCGGAACCACAAGCGGAAAATGAGGTGCAATAAACCCCACATTGATACACCAGGGCTGTTCTTTGCGAGCGGGATCTTTGATATACGCGAGAGCAGCCTCTTCAACCTGATCATCAACCTGTATCTCAGTCGTTGTACCTGGCCCCGCTTGGGCAATACCGCCCCAGGGATTTTTCGCTTCAACAACCCCCGCATCCCAATTGCCCTCGCCGCGCGGAACGCCGTTCTTTGTCCACAATTCCGCATGCAAGTCGCGCGCGAGTTGCGTGCGAAAACCGTGCAATTGATCAAGACCACAAAAGTGCTGTTTACCCGATATCACAACATCGTAACCGACATTTCGCAAACGATGCGCCCACGTAACCGTATCCGATGCCATGGGAAAACCATTGTCATAAGTACCAATGCGATTGATATAACGCCCCGTCATAAACGACATCCGCGACGGACCGCAAATCGGCGAATTGCAATAGGCATTATCAAACGTAACCCCCATATCGGCCAGACGCTCCATATTGGGCGATTGCACCAGTGGATGCCCGTGAATACTGCTGTATTGCGGGGCGTGCTCATCAGACATAATAATCAGAATATTGGGCTTATCAGACATAGAAACTCCTGTTCTTCACTTCACAAGCCCGTGATGCCCAAGTTTTTAAACTTGGGAGGTAAGGGCTTAGAATTT
Coding sequences within:
- a CDS encoding carbohydrate-binding family 9-like protein, which produces MAQPTHADRPMYTIYRAGTPIVIDGRLNEPAWVAAPDVGAFVFPWYESGKKEQTVAKMLWDDHNLYVSYICEDAHIWAEHTARDSDVWKDDTVEVFTAPNPNQPQAYFNIEMNVLGIFLDQFHPQGPDAPVPGEWNGEGIQIKTQIVGTLNDDSDEDEYWILEAAIPFANFAHVAVHTPPKTNDIWHLNLNRLGGKTNEQFSQWSGSRTPEPQFHSPDDFGRVVFSDKASPFWR
- a CDS encoding C45 family autoproteolytic acyltransferase/hydrolase, coding for MSQTLPLLEVSGSPTERGQAHGETFKELIRDLVAINFEDMVQGTQGYLTKERVYEIVSTYAGPNRDYAPHLFEEMEGIAEAADVPVEDLLALNGFLELHDYYSDAFMVSGCTSFMVPGSTSGEGALIAQNYDLSSIYAAAAILIKVKNEHAPDALLYTSAGMLGCAGVNDAGIGVVINNLVPSDASGGVLYPFIIRRILETVRIGDAIDAVIAKPRASGMNYVICDENGEIYDLETTAREYEVICPFNGPMAHSNHYLTDRLKPFERRQWDQRGQSILRWGRATRLLKSCDKRNVDALKNMLSDRVNTPVGICRHNEIHNGEACGQTIAGIVLDPPGRKAWFTRGPTSENEWGEYSLN
- a CDS encoding radical SAM protein, which encodes MPSLHIDETSVRTVLVPQNPPGEPITEYTLNPYSGCGMGCAYCYVMKFPFAYEYPKTWGEWVQPKMNAPFLLGKARAKIYGRKIFMGSATDPYQYIERKYRLSRRCLKVLVDCNLKALTVHTRSHLILDDLDLLVQFGSRLRVGFSVPTNDDRVRKRTEPKAPKIGVRLKAMKRLREAGIHVTASLAPVLYCQPRQFAEQIAEAADGVYFGKMDYTDRTGIASMPRARRYFNSLTYRELIAELKAELINVGMLKSEK
- a CDS encoding sulfatase-like hydrolase/transferase; translated protein: MSDKPNILIIMSDEHAPQYSSIHGHPLVQSPNMERLADMGVTFDNAYCNSPICGPSRMSFMTGRYINRIGTYDNGFPMASDTVTWAHRLRNVGYDVVISGKQHFCGLDQLHGFRTQLARDLHAELWTKNGVPRGEGNWDAGVVEAKNPWGGIAQAGPGTTTEIQVDDQVEEAALAYIKDPARKEQPWCINVGFIAPHFPLVVPRRFWDMYPRDQIDMPEIPEGHLENMHPVYKRLRLMFGMTDFSEELVRRGRSGYYGLITYLDEKIGRLINALEETGQLENTIIVHTSDHGEMNGEHGMWRKSNMYEASSRVPLQIVWPGHIPGGLRVAQNVSLVDLVATIIEAAGASMEIAPLDGDSLLPLINGEIETWKDEAFCEYLAHGVIRPVGMLKKGDYKLNMSPGDPLELFNIAEDPGEFNDLSESAQHREIRDAMRERLLKIWGDPEKIEQQVLKSQRERRFITAASEGG